A genomic segment from Polyangium mundeleinium encodes:
- a CDS encoding S1C family serine protease — MASRLAFGLVLFLMGCGGSTPLPETKEPAASAAKANVPEMQRKATVRVKAELPEDVKTAFVETVKKSHLPDAMGTAGVGWTSTGSGFFLKSPDGKGLVLITNRHVVDSAPKVTIVLDEHTSLSDCEVLYTDDKYDVAVVKVPESLATSAIAVATLADASVKNDEAVQASGYPRVGDQQSYRLTSGTISNADFSVTVRGHKSSFLQHTAAIDPGNSGGPLFRKDSLEVIGINTLTMRSNDNLYSAVPAATVKGVIERAFKVPAKSDVQATIKQIQGSCKELMDELSIGGEPPISTVALVSDRLVADRGVPTWELRYIENGPPQRNEDTGEIVPGKPKVNEEAFGELVSAVKKGDVMEHLRGLTFAYLYVDLKRQKGVNGDPCSRVVEKDVRDYADRGFVRVGMDLGTGERRTMRFRFEQGHWRLSGYE, encoded by the coding sequence ATGGCTTCCAGGCTCGCGTTCGGATTGGTTCTTTTCTTGATGGGCTGCGGAGGCTCGACGCCTCTCCCGGAGACGAAGGAGCCCGCGGCGTCCGCGGCGAAGGCCAACGTCCCCGAGATGCAGCGCAAGGCCACCGTGCGTGTCAAGGCCGAGCTGCCCGAGGACGTGAAGACCGCGTTCGTCGAGACCGTAAAGAAGTCACACCTCCCGGACGCCATGGGCACCGCCGGCGTGGGCTGGACCTCGACCGGCAGCGGTTTTTTCCTCAAATCGCCGGACGGCAAGGGGCTCGTGCTCATCACGAACCGGCACGTCGTGGACAGCGCGCCCAAGGTCACGATCGTCCTCGACGAACACACCTCGCTCAGCGATTGCGAGGTCCTTTATACCGACGACAAGTACGACGTCGCCGTGGTGAAGGTGCCCGAGAGCCTGGCGACGAGCGCCATTGCGGTGGCCACGCTCGCCGACGCCAGCGTGAAAAACGACGAGGCGGTCCAGGCCTCGGGGTATCCGCGCGTCGGTGATCAGCAATCGTACCGCCTCACGAGCGGCACCATCTCGAACGCCGATTTCTCGGTCACGGTGCGCGGCCACAAATCCTCATTCCTGCAGCACACGGCCGCGATTGATCCGGGCAACAGCGGCGGCCCCCTCTTCCGCAAGGACTCGCTCGAGGTCATCGGCATCAACACCCTGACGATGCGCTCGAATGACAACCTCTACAGCGCCGTCCCCGCCGCCACGGTGAAGGGCGTCATCGAGCGCGCCTTCAAGGTGCCGGCGAAGAGCGACGTCCAGGCGACGATCAAGCAGATCCAGGGCTCGTGCAAGGAACTCATGGACGAGCTCAGCATCGGCGGCGAACCCCCGATCTCCACGGTCGCGCTGGTCTCGGATCGCCTGGTCGCCGATCGCGGCGTGCCCACCTGGGAGCTCCGGTACATCGAGAATGGCCCTCCGCAACGCAACGAGGATACGGGCGAGATCGTCCCGGGCAAACCCAAGGTCAACGAGGAAGCCTTTGGCGAGCTCGTATCGGCCGTGAAAAAAGGCGACGTGATGGAGCACCTGCGCGGGCTCACGTTCGCGTACCTCTACGTCGATTTGAAGCGCCAGAAGGGCGTCAACGGGGACCCGTGCTCGCGCGTCGTCGAAAAGGACGTGCGTGATTACGCGGATCGCGGCTTCGTGCGTGTCGGCATGGATCTCGGCACGGGCGAGCGCCGGACGATGCGCTTCCGCTTCGAGCAGGGGCACTGGCGCCTGTCCGGATACGAATGA
- a CDS encoding acyltransferase family protein: MKPEQSPTYRPEIDGLRAIAVTSVVLFHADLGLPGGYVGVDVFFVISGFLITSLILRDLRDDTFRLADFWERRARRILPALVPASAAALLLSIVFLPPDALAGVGRSATYLAAFASNVFYRNNLGYFSARAEEQPLLHTWSLAVEEQFYLLFPPLLLLAFRLVKRSHLRLALVLGITAALSLFTSIRVTPVDPPSAFYLLPTRAFELLAGALLAFVPAKPLARLGHARELLSLGGLTLIAACCFLFTRETPFPGVAAAAPCAGALLFLLANLRSVAGPPPTWSGLALASRPFVFLGLVSYSFYLWHWPPLAIAHFWKVGGDAWLFRCAVVLGSFVLAVLSWRFVEQPFRKPRPRRSRAWVAVGAAIAMGALLLGGASIAAHGNISRVPPAALGWLDAKIDPKYLHIIGLDRMRARNLPSIGVRDEDKDPTVLVWGDSHAMAVMSAIDQACRDVGWKGLVATHASTAPVRGYYVRETYGLNERALPYSESIFEMIPSAGITDVVLVAYWSSYFREDPPSRDPLVKALLLTIKDLRALGVRVWFQREVPKYAIDVPQELARRALVGLVPEAGEVTLAELHVPSPMNAFESELVSAGATLVDSIGALSTTEGVPIAGVDGRSLYCDHHHLTPVGARRLLSAYRAAFATTTQP, encoded by the coding sequence TTGAAGCCCGAACAATCTCCCACCTACCGGCCCGAGATCGACGGTCTCCGGGCGATCGCCGTGACCAGCGTGGTCCTCTTCCACGCCGATCTCGGGCTCCCGGGCGGGTATGTCGGCGTCGACGTTTTTTTCGTCATCTCCGGCTTCCTCATCACATCGCTGATCCTCCGGGATCTCCGGGACGACACCTTCCGCCTCGCCGATTTCTGGGAGCGGCGCGCGCGGCGGATCCTGCCTGCGCTCGTGCCGGCCAGCGCCGCCGCGCTCCTCCTGTCGATTGTGTTCCTCCCGCCGGACGCGCTCGCGGGCGTCGGCCGCTCGGCCACGTACCTCGCGGCCTTCGCCTCGAACGTGTTTTACCGGAACAACCTCGGCTATTTCTCCGCGCGCGCCGAGGAGCAGCCTTTGCTCCATACGTGGTCGCTCGCCGTCGAGGAGCAATTTTACCTCTTGTTCCCGCCCCTGCTCCTCCTCGCCTTTCGCCTCGTGAAGCGCTCGCATCTGCGCCTCGCGCTTGTCCTCGGGATCACCGCCGCGCTGAGCCTGTTCACGAGCATCCGCGTCACGCCGGTGGATCCGCCGTCGGCCTTCTACCTCCTCCCCACGCGCGCCTTCGAGCTGCTCGCCGGCGCGCTCCTCGCATTCGTCCCCGCCAAACCCCTCGCGCGCCTCGGCCACGCGCGTGAGCTCCTTTCGCTCGGGGGCCTCACGCTGATCGCCGCGTGCTGCTTTCTCTTCACCCGGGAAACCCCCTTTCCCGGCGTGGCCGCTGCCGCGCCGTGCGCCGGCGCGCTCCTGTTCCTCCTGGCAAACCTGCGCAGCGTGGCCGGACCGCCGCCCACCTGGAGCGGCCTTGCGCTCGCCTCACGACCGTTCGTCTTCCTCGGCCTCGTCTCGTATTCGTTTTACCTCTGGCACTGGCCTCCGCTCGCGATCGCCCATTTCTGGAAAGTGGGCGGCGACGCGTGGCTCTTTCGCTGCGCGGTCGTCCTCGGCTCGTTCGTGCTGGCCGTGCTTTCGTGGCGCTTCGTCGAGCAACCTTTCCGCAAGCCTCGGCCGCGCCGGAGCCGCGCCTGGGTCGCGGTCGGGGCCGCCATCGCCATGGGCGCGCTCCTGCTCGGCGGCGCCTCGATCGCCGCCCATGGGAACATTTCCCGGGTCCCGCCGGCCGCGCTCGGATGGCTCGACGCCAAGATCGACCCCAAATACCTGCACATCATCGGCCTGGACCGAATGCGCGCGCGGAATCTGCCGTCGATCGGCGTCCGCGACGAGGACAAGGACCCGACGGTCCTCGTGTGGGGCGATAGCCATGCCATGGCCGTCATGTCCGCGATCGACCAAGCGTGCCGCGACGTCGGCTGGAAAGGGCTCGTCGCGACCCACGCCTCGACCGCGCCCGTGCGGGGATATTACGTGCGTGAAACATATGGCCTCAACGAACGGGCCCTGCCGTACAGCGAGTCCATCTTCGAGATGATCCCGAGCGCCGGCATCACCGACGTCGTCCTCGTCGCCTACTGGAGCTCGTACTTCCGCGAAGATCCGCCGAGCCGCGACCCGCTCGTGAAGGCCCTTCTTTTGACCATCAAGGACCTCCGGGCGCTCGGCGTGCGCGTCTGGTTCCAGCGCGAGGTGCCGAAATACGCGATCGACGTGCCGCAAGAGCTCGCGCGGCGCGCCCTCGTGGGCCTCGTGCCGGAGGCGGGCGAGGTCACGCTGGCGGAGCTTCACGTGCCGAGCCCGATGAACGCCTTCGAATCCGAGCTCGTCTCCGCCGGCGCGACGCTCGTCGACTCCATCGGCGCGCTCTCCACCACGGAGGGCGTTCCGATCGCGGGCGTCGACGGCCGATCCCTCTACTGCGACCACCATCACCTCACCCCCGTGGGCGCGCGCCGCCTCCTCTCCGCCTACCGCGCCGCATTTGCCACCACGACGCAGCCCTGA
- a CDS encoding BamA/OMP85 family outer membrane protein, whose protein sequence is MPIPRFSRSQRARCLAAACSLVCLLGAATAGADATNNQGTSPGESAALAGEEPQAALAAPQLGPPPDTSALTGKPIKRVDVVTVGSRWSTSPRVTKIRTGEPFQPSAARTVMRELTESGQFARVTVETIAEGDGVVLRAHVLPRRIVASIRLSGATLDRAATLDAAHVREGGEITAPMLTEMGQRIRRYYADHGYPQANVMSDVSDTDDPGRVVLRIDIDAGTPRTVSRRSFVITPGMERELGGLEERYRFGVGARIDEPLLEEADRELAEVLRESGFYRADVKHAVRLSASSSELFVYVTPGPRIVPVFEGNRSVDEVELSAAVAPKKGLEQKTQELIERLTRFYVQRGFLDARVVAEERGGPNDPVHHLVLRIDEGDQVRVVQRIFPCLPKTWNAEQVRGEIDSFLVEDLPGDKGFSLKDPNAVSALFGGRGPRAVARPLDLNPAETYAPETYERALKHLKDLAYSKGYLNAIVGPVQVERATCSARSPAGRCIPEPREPNEALCAKDALGLPLPEPDPPQTLVCRPDPVKHVECSREIALRIPMHLGPQTLLHDVAFEGSRTLSEQALFETSRLELGKPLSTIELEAARLRLVESYRDRGYAFAEVKAAIEPSPDRTRARARFAITERDQVIVGGFVVRGALRTSEALILRRVVLQEGKPFVERDARRTEERIGSLGAFSSVSVGLEDPEVPQKQKRVLVTVTEQVPQYLDPRVGFSTGEGLRFAVEYGHKNIAGLAIALTLRVQLSYLFDFIVLDPGVRADYEKKLSVGQQLERRNTASITFPEIGLGPLVSLSIDGIDVRDNQRGFGISRQALVPTLAYRPSRTVTMRLGASAEVNEVDVFNETALDSPIIPLLRVPFGSTFAVAERINFAWDGRNSAFAATKGALVALGVEHVNALPTDEDEATINSHFLRMSGRVAGYFELGSKGPSIAMSLAAGYNLQLKDGSSTYPDRLFFLGGVDTIRAFLADALVPEDVARGLIAKGQTTRSAVLANVPIRGGDLSINPRLELRVPVTDLFQAGFFLDTGNLWKEPTAIDFTLRYALGAGLRITTPIGPLALDYGFNLNRRQWEDIGAFHFSIGLF, encoded by the coding sequence GTGCCCATCCCGCGTTTTTCCCGGTCCCAACGAGCCCGCTGCCTGGCCGCAGCATGCTCGCTCGTCTGCCTGCTCGGCGCGGCGACGGCGGGGGCCGACGCCACGAACAACCAGGGGACGAGCCCCGGCGAAAGCGCAGCGCTCGCCGGCGAGGAGCCGCAAGCCGCGCTCGCCGCGCCGCAGCTCGGGCCGCCGCCCGACACGAGCGCGCTCACGGGCAAACCGATCAAGCGCGTCGACGTCGTGACCGTGGGCTCGCGCTGGAGCACCTCGCCGCGTGTCACGAAGATCCGCACAGGCGAGCCGTTTCAGCCCTCGGCCGCGCGAACCGTGATGCGCGAGCTCACGGAGTCGGGGCAGTTCGCGCGCGTGACGGTCGAGACGATCGCCGAGGGAGATGGCGTCGTGCTGCGCGCGCATGTCTTGCCGCGGCGCATCGTGGCCTCGATCCGCCTTTCGGGCGCGACGCTGGATCGCGCTGCGACGCTCGACGCGGCGCACGTGCGGGAAGGCGGCGAGATCACGGCGCCGATGTTGACGGAGATGGGCCAGCGGATCCGCCGGTACTACGCGGATCACGGCTACCCCCAGGCGAACGTCATGTCCGACGTCTCGGACACGGACGATCCGGGCCGCGTCGTCTTGCGCATCGACATCGACGCGGGCACGCCGCGCACCGTGTCGCGTCGCTCCTTCGTGATCACGCCCGGCATGGAGCGCGAGCTCGGCGGCCTCGAAGAACGCTATCGGTTCGGGGTCGGCGCGCGCATCGACGAGCCGCTGCTCGAAGAGGCCGATCGGGAGCTCGCCGAGGTGCTGCGCGAAAGCGGCTTCTACCGCGCCGACGTCAAGCACGCGGTGCGGCTCTCGGCGTCGAGCAGCGAGCTCTTCGTGTACGTCACACCGGGGCCACGCATCGTCCCGGTCTTCGAGGGCAACCGCTCCGTCGACGAGGTCGAGCTCTCCGCCGCAGTCGCGCCGAAAAAGGGCCTCGAGCAGAAGACGCAGGAGCTCATCGAGAGGCTCACCCGCTTCTACGTGCAGCGCGGCTTCCTCGACGCGCGTGTCGTCGCCGAGGAGCGCGGCGGCCCGAACGATCCGGTGCACCACCTCGTGCTCCGGATCGACGAGGGTGATCAGGTGCGGGTCGTGCAGCGCATCTTCCCGTGCCTGCCGAAGACCTGGAACGCCGAGCAGGTGCGCGGCGAGATCGACAGCTTCCTCGTGGAGGATCTGCCCGGCGACAAAGGTTTTTCGCTGAAGGATCCGAACGCGGTCTCGGCCCTCTTCGGCGGGCGCGGTCCGCGCGCCGTGGCGAGGCCGCTCGATCTGAACCCGGCCGAGACGTACGCGCCCGAGACGTACGAGCGCGCGCTCAAGCACCTGAAGGATCTCGCGTACAGCAAGGGCTACCTCAACGCCATCGTCGGGCCCGTGCAGGTCGAGCGCGCGACGTGCAGCGCGCGTTCGCCCGCGGGACGCTGCATCCCCGAGCCGCGCGAGCCGAACGAGGCCCTCTGCGCGAAGGACGCCCTCGGCCTCCCGCTGCCGGAGCCGGATCCCCCGCAGACGCTCGTGTGCCGCCCCGATCCTGTGAAGCACGTCGAGTGCTCGCGCGAGATCGCGCTGCGCATCCCGATGCATCTCGGCCCGCAGACCTTGCTGCACGACGTCGCCTTCGAAGGCAGCCGCACGCTCTCGGAGCAGGCGCTCTTCGAGACGAGCCGCCTCGAGCTCGGCAAGCCGCTCTCCACGATCGAGCTCGAAGCGGCGCGCCTCCGGCTCGTCGAGTCCTACCGCGATCGCGGGTATGCGTTCGCCGAGGTGAAGGCGGCGATCGAGCCCTCACCCGACCGCACGCGGGCGCGCGCTCGCTTCGCGATCACCGAGCGGGATCAGGTCATCGTCGGCGGCTTCGTCGTGCGCGGCGCGCTCCGCACGAGTGAAGCGCTCATCCTGCGCCGCGTCGTGCTCCAGGAGGGCAAACCCTTCGTCGAGCGCGACGCGCGACGCACCGAGGAGCGCATCGGCTCGCTCGGCGCCTTCTCCAGCGTCTCCGTGGGCCTCGAAGATCCGGAGGTCCCGCAGAAGCAGAAGCGCGTGCTCGTCACGGTGACCGAGCAGGTCCCGCAGTACCTCGATCCGCGCGTCGGCTTCTCCACGGGCGAGGGCCTGCGCTTCGCCGTGGAGTACGGCCACAAGAACATCGCGGGCCTCGCCATCGCGCTCACCTTGCGTGTGCAGCTCTCGTACCTCTTCGACTTCATCGTCCTCGATCCCGGCGTCCGCGCCGACTACGAGAAGAAGCTCAGCGTCGGCCAGCAGCTCGAACGCCGGAACACCGCGTCGATCACGTTCCCCGAGATCGGCCTCGGCCCGCTCGTGAGCCTCTCGATCGACGGCATCGACGTCCGCGACAACCAGCGCGGCTTCGGCATCAGCCGACAGGCGCTCGTGCCCACGCTCGCTTACCGGCCGAGCCGCACGGTCACGATGCGCCTCGGCGCGTCCGCGGAGGTGAACGAGGTCGACGTCTTCAACGAAACGGCCCTCGACTCGCCGATCATCCCGCTGCTCCGCGTCCCGTTCGGCAGCACATTCGCCGTCGCCGAGCGCATCAACTTCGCGTGGGACGGCCGCAACAGCGCCTTCGCCGCGACGAAGGGCGCGCTCGTCGCGCTCGGCGTCGAGCACGTCAACGCGCTGCCCACCGACGAGGACGAGGCCACGATCAACAGCCACTTCCTCCGCATGTCCGGCCGCGTCGCCGGCTACTTCGAGCTTGGCTCGAAGGGCCCGAGCATCGCGATGAGCCTCGCGGCCGGCTACAACCTCCAGCTCAAGGACGGCAGCTCCACCTACCCCGACCGCCTCTTCTTCCTCGGCGGCGTCGACACGATCCGCGCCTTCCTCGCCGACGCGCTCGTGCCCGAGGACGTCGCGCGTGGGCTCATCGCGAAGGGCCAGACCACGCGCTCGGCCGTCCTCGCGAACGTCCCGATCCGCGGCGGTGATCTCTCGATCAACCCACGCCTCGAGCTCCGCGTGCCCGTGACCGACCTCTTCCAGGCCGGCTTCTTCCTCGACACGGGCAACCTCTGGAAGGAGCCGACCGCCATCGACTTCACGCTCCGTTACGCCCTCGGCGCGGGCCTCCGCATCACGACCCCCATCGGCCCGCTCGCGCTCGACTACGGCTTCAACCTGAACCGCCGTCAGTGGGAGGACATCGGCGCCTTCCACTTCTCGATCGGGCTCTTCTGA
- a CDS encoding SixA phosphatase family protein encodes MNLYVMRHGLAADSSPSGRDRDRPLTPEGILGVEEIGKTLRTQHGPTLGRIVASTYVRAHHTAELMAGALGVAAIPIETFPELEPDESPPVALLRELAAADADALLVGHHPMVIALLRLLVRDIGELPLGLHPGMLVGVARPSEPNVTAQIGGAFRVTTVLRPGR; translated from the coding sequence ATGAACCTCTACGTGATGCGCCACGGCCTCGCGGCCGACAGCTCTCCGTCGGGACGAGACCGCGATCGCCCCCTCACCCCCGAAGGCATCCTCGGCGTCGAGGAGATCGGCAAGACGCTGCGGACCCAGCACGGTCCGACGCTCGGCCGCATCGTCGCGAGCACCTATGTGCGCGCGCATCACACCGCGGAGCTCATGGCCGGCGCACTCGGCGTCGCGGCGATCCCGATCGAGACGTTCCCGGAGCTCGAACCGGACGAGTCGCCGCCGGTCGCGCTCCTGCGCGAGCTCGCCGCGGCGGACGCGGACGCGCTGCTCGTCGGTCATCACCCGATGGTGATCGCGCTTCTGCGCTTGCTCGTGCGTGACATTGGAGAGCTGCCGCTCGGCTTGCATCCGGGCATGCTCGTGGGTGTCGCGCGCCCGAGCGAGCCGAACGTGACGGCGCAGATCGGCGGCGCCTTCCGCGTGACGACGGTGCTTCGCCCGGGCCGCTGA
- a CDS encoding HD domain-containing protein has protein sequence MQEETKAPKTPDPERAMTALAWAVERAERGAPPPPAEPGAAPTHPVADSEDFRAASSLYLPDVRRTIDRIIMSRDAEDGLDALLECGALGAMLPEVKAMVGFGDGEWRHKDVWKHTKQVVRQAVPRLEVRWAALLHDIGKVKTRTISPSGEVHFFGHAEVGARMFDRLDRRLPLFNPEPALKSSVRFLILHHLRASQYEASWTDSAVRRFAKEMGDQLQDLLDLSRADITTKRPEKKKKGLRQISDLADRVEQIQKLDAVVPPLPSGIGDEMMRAFGLPPSRKIGDLKKALEAAIDSGEVPSHQCADVYLAFLRDNAGRFGL, from the coding sequence GTGCAGGAAGAGACGAAGGCTCCGAAGACCCCCGATCCCGAGCGGGCCATGACGGCGCTCGCCTGGGCCGTCGAGCGCGCCGAACGAGGAGCGCCCCCGCCGCCTGCCGAGCCGGGCGCCGCGCCCACGCATCCGGTCGCGGACAGCGAAGACTTCCGCGCCGCCTCGTCGCTCTACCTCCCCGACGTCCGCCGCACCATCGACCGCATCATCATGTCGCGCGACGCCGAAGACGGGCTCGACGCGCTCCTCGAATGCGGCGCGCTCGGCGCAATGTTGCCCGAGGTCAAGGCGATGGTCGGCTTTGGCGACGGCGAGTGGCGTCACAAGGACGTCTGGAAACACACGAAGCAAGTGGTTCGCCAGGCCGTACCGCGGCTCGAAGTCCGGTGGGCGGCGCTCTTGCACGACATCGGCAAGGTCAAGACGCGCACGATCTCGCCTTCGGGGGAGGTTCACTTCTTTGGCCACGCCGAGGTCGGCGCGCGCATGTTCGACCGGCTGGACCGGCGTTTGCCGCTCTTCAACCCCGAGCCTGCCCTGAAGAGCTCGGTGCGCTTCCTGATCCTGCACCACCTGCGAGCGAGCCAGTACGAGGCCTCGTGGACCGACAGCGCCGTGCGCCGGTTCGCGAAGGAGATGGGCGATCAGCTCCAGGACCTGCTCGACCTGTCGCGCGCGGACATCACCACGAAGCGGCCAGAAAAGAAGAAGAAGGGCCTGCGTCAGATCAGCGACCTCGCCGATCGCGTGGAGCAGATCCAGAAGCTCGACGCCGTCGTGCCCCCGCTGCCGAGCGGCATCGGCGACGAGATGATGCGCGCCTTCGGCCTGCCGCCGTCGCGCAAGATCGGCGACCTGAAGAAGGCGCTCGAAGCAGCGATCGACAGCGGCGAGGTGCCGTCGCACCAGTGTGCCGACGTGTACCTCGCGTTCCTGCGGGACAACGCGGGGCGGTTCGGGCTGTAA
- the recA gene encoding recombinase RecA, with protein sequence MSDEKNPKQKLAALELAIASVEKEYGKGAIMRLKEGQSLHDDVAAVSSGSLSLDIALGIGGYPRGRIIEIYGPESSGKTTLTLHAIAQIQRTGGVAAFIDAEHALDVNYAKKLGVKTDELLISQPDYGEQALEIADMLVRSNSVDIIVIDSVAALVPKAEIEGDMGDSHVGLQARLMSQALRKLTGTVARSNCLLIFINQIRLKIGVMFGNPETTSGGNALKFYSSVRMDIRAIGKIKEAAATGKEPAVVGNRTRVKIVKNKMAPPFREVEFDILYGQGISHAGDVIDLATEANIVEKSGAWFSFQGERIGQGRENARTYLEQHPDVLDRIEALVLAKHGIQRSGKAPEAAPAGKKGDAAPAEGRRAPAKTN encoded by the coding sequence ATGAGTGACGAGAAGAACCCCAAGCAGAAGCTCGCCGCGCTGGAGCTCGCCATCGCGAGCGTCGAGAAGGAATACGGCAAGGGCGCGATCATGCGCCTCAAGGAGGGGCAGAGCCTGCACGACGACGTCGCCGCCGTCTCCAGCGGCTCGCTCTCGCTCGACATCGCCCTCGGGATCGGCGGCTACCCCCGCGGCCGCATCATCGAGATCTACGGCCCGGAGTCCTCCGGCAAGACCACGCTGACCCTGCACGCGATCGCGCAGATCCAGCGCACCGGCGGCGTCGCCGCCTTCATCGACGCCGAGCACGCGCTCGACGTGAACTACGCGAAGAAGCTCGGCGTGAAGACGGACGAGCTGCTCATCTCGCAGCCCGACTACGGCGAGCAGGCCCTCGAGATCGCGGACATGCTCGTCCGCTCGAATTCCGTCGACATCATCGTCATCGACTCCGTCGCCGCCCTCGTGCCCAAGGCCGAGATCGAAGGCGACATGGGCGACAGCCACGTCGGCCTCCAGGCCCGCCTCATGAGCCAGGCGTTGCGCAAGCTCACCGGCACCGTGGCCCGGTCGAACTGCCTGCTCATCTTCATCAACCAGATCCGCCTGAAGATCGGCGTGATGTTCGGCAACCCGGAGACGACGAGCGGCGGCAACGCCCTCAAGTTCTACTCCTCGGTGCGCATGGACATCCGCGCGATCGGCAAGATCAAGGAGGCGGCGGCGACCGGCAAGGAGCCTGCCGTCGTCGGCAACCGCACCCGCGTGAAGATCGTGAAGAACAAGATGGCGCCGCCCTTCCGCGAGGTGGAGTTCGACATCCTCTACGGCCAGGGCATCAGCCACGCCGGCGACGTCATCGACCTCGCGACGGAAGCGAACATCGTCGAAAAGAGCGGCGCGTGGTTCTCCTTCCAGGGCGAGCGCATCGGCCAGGGTCGCGAAAACGCCCGCACCTACCTGGAGCAGCACCCCGACGTGCTCGATCGCATCGAGGCGCTCGTGCTCGCCAAGCACGGCATCCAGCGCTCCGGCAAGGCGCCCGAGGCCGCCCCGGCCGGCAAGAAGGGGGACGCCGCCCCCGCCGAAGGCCGTCGCGCCCCCGCGAAGACCAACTGA